A region from the Chthoniobacterales bacterium genome encodes:
- a CDS encoding rRNA adenine N-6-methyltransferase family protein: MSALFFKRFLQRPFQIASIMPSSKALVKRVARKIDFSEPRVIAEYGPGEGVHSREIARRMSADSQLLLFELDPALSRDLRRQFANDPRVHVINADAARLPEELERRGIPRCDYILSGIPFSILEIRKKRALLEKTYEALADGGSFIIYQVTNELRQHATLFDRAESEYFLQNIPPMFITVFHKLNRRNGHRRPLRQAAALSTNHHSA, translated from the coding sequence ATGAGCGCTCTCTTCTTCAAGCGGTTTCTCCAGCGGCCGTTCCAAATCGCTTCCATCATGCCGAGCTCAAAGGCGCTCGTGAAACGGGTGGCGCGTAAGATTGATTTCAGCGAACCGCGGGTAATCGCCGAGTACGGGCCGGGCGAAGGCGTTCACTCCCGTGAGATCGCGCGCCGGATGTCGGCCGATTCGCAGCTGCTCCTGTTTGAGCTGGATCCCGCCCTATCCCGGGACCTTCGCCGCCAGTTCGCCAACGATCCGCGGGTCCATGTGATCAACGCCGATGCGGCCCGGCTTCCCGAGGAACTGGAACGCCGCGGCATTCCCCGTTGTGATTACATCCTTTCGGGGATCCCGTTCAGCATTCTTGAGATCAGGAAAAAGCGCGCGCTCCTCGAGAAAACCTACGAAGCGCTGGCGGACGGCGGCAGCTTCATCATCTACCAGGTCACGAACGAGCTGCGACAGCACGCCACCCTTTTCGATCGCGCGGAATCGGAATACTTCCTGCAAAATATTCCGCCGATGTTTATCACCGTGTTTCACAAGTTGAATCGCCGGAACGGGCATCGCCGTCCTCTTCGGCAGGCCGCGGCGCTCTCCACCAATCATCACTCGGCATGA